A window from Neodiprion fabricii isolate iyNeoFabr1 chromosome 2, iyNeoFabr1.1, whole genome shotgun sequence encodes these proteins:
- the LOC124175556 gene encoding uncharacterized protein LOC124175556 isoform X1 codes for MLIKVGVRCITVKWASAQRIANSYFHLKIPTAPAKESSEVAPGLEFMSKYDNQTVDRILTVLNSTCPSNLTRYDISKGCSQQIQKYRIKKGPFTSIKQLLDVENFDKKYLEKLLCSIAEEPIDKTRSLDKPLKKVLQNITLNALTKEKRSKIKTVTSIHVGLTHVSWTKMDIDGHLLVWDACDFPEWPKQINTNLFHNVALEVWSKLPVSDVYVAEDVTPLTNFQNKIDSKTMLRNIQRFQLAMTLQMLISTKFNQSDGNEGPSYTQIDNHYFIRPNIPPKLFQLIIGRETVSADSLVQTIIDDNISKSLSHILPVIIDPFEASLYNGSNKFRKEGLSQALLTAVAFIDLVILCNPVSLKSLTSNQYSTKIK; via the exons ATGCTGATTAAGGTCGGGGTTAGGTGCATCACTGTGAAATGGGCAAGTGCTCAGAGG ATAGCAAATTCCTactttcatttaaaaatacctACCGCACCAGCAAAAGAATCGTCCGAGGTGGCACCTGGTTTGGAATTCATGTCGAAGTACGACAACCAAACAGTGGACCGAATACTCACTGTTTTGAATTCAACATGTCCTAGCAATTTGACTAG GTACGACATTTCTAAAGGATGCTCCcaacaaatacaaaaataccGGATAAAGAAAGGACCATTTACAAGTATAAAACAATTACTCGATGTTGAGAATTTCGACAAGAAGTATCTGGAAAAACTCCTTTGCTCAATAGCGGAAGAGCCCATAGACAAAACCAGATCATTGGATAAGCCACTGAAAAAAGTACTGCAGAATATCACTTTGAATGCTTtaacgaaagagaaaagatcT aaaattaaaactgtAACAAGTATTCATGTAGGCTTGACACATGTGAGTTGGACAAAAATGGATATCGATGGTCATTTGTTGGTATGGGATGCTTGTGACTTTCCGGAATGGCCTAAGCAAATCAATACCAATTTGTTTCACAATGTG GCATTAGAAGTCTGGAGCAAACTGCCTGTGTCAGATGTCTATGTAGCAGAAGATGTAACTCCCCtcacgaattttcaaaataaaattgatagcAAAACTATGCTTAGGAATATACAACGCTTTCAGTTGGCTATGACGTTACAAATGTTAATCagtacaaaattcaatcagTCCGATG gaAATGAGGGACCAAGCTACACGCAGATTGATAATCACTATTTCATACGACCAAATATACCaccaaaattatttcaattaattattggTCGTGAAACTGTGTCAGCAGATTCCTTAGTACAAACAATTATAGACGATAATATTAGCAAATCCTTATCACATATTCTACCAGTAATTATTGATCCTTTTGAAGCAAGCTTATACAATGGGAGCAATAAATTTAGAAAAGAAGGATTAAGTCAGGCTCTACTGACTGCTGTGGCTTTCATCGACTTGGTTATCCTGTGTAATCCTGTTTCGCTCAAAAGTCTCACCTCAAATCAATATTctacaaaaatcaaataa
- the LOC124175556 gene encoding uncharacterized protein LOC124175556 isoform X3, with translation MGKCSEGCSQQIQKYRIKKGPFTSIKQLLDVENFDKKYLEKLLCSIAEEPIDKTRSLDKPLKKVLQNITLNALTKEKRSKIKTVTSIHVGLTHVSWTKMDIDGHLLVWDACDFPEWPKQINTNLFHNVALEVWSKLPVSDVYVAEDVTPLTNFQNKIDSKTMLRNIQRFQLAMTLQMLISTKFNQSDGNEGPSYTQIDNHYFIRPNIPPKLFQLIIGRETVSADSLVQTIIDDNISKSLSHILPVIIDPFEASLYNGSNKFRKEGLSQALLTAVAFIDLVILCNPVSLKSLTSNQYSTKIK, from the exons ATGGGCAAGTGCTCAGAGG GATGCTCCcaacaaatacaaaaataccGGATAAAGAAAGGACCATTTACAAGTATAAAACAATTACTCGATGTTGAGAATTTCGACAAGAAGTATCTGGAAAAACTCCTTTGCTCAATAGCGGAAGAGCCCATAGACAAAACCAGATCATTGGATAAGCCACTGAAAAAAGTACTGCAGAATATCACTTTGAATGCTTtaacgaaagagaaaagatcT aaaattaaaactgtAACAAGTATTCATGTAGGCTTGACACATGTGAGTTGGACAAAAATGGATATCGATGGTCATTTGTTGGTATGGGATGCTTGTGACTTTCCGGAATGGCCTAAGCAAATCAATACCAATTTGTTTCACAATGTG GCATTAGAAGTCTGGAGCAAACTGCCTGTGTCAGATGTCTATGTAGCAGAAGATGTAACTCCCCtcacgaattttcaaaataaaattgatagcAAAACTATGCTTAGGAATATACAACGCTTTCAGTTGGCTATGACGTTACAAATGTTAATCagtacaaaattcaatcagTCCGATG gaAATGAGGGACCAAGCTACACGCAGATTGATAATCACTATTTCATACGACCAAATATACCaccaaaattatttcaattaattattggTCGTGAAACTGTGTCAGCAGATTCCTTAGTACAAACAATTATAGACGATAATATTAGCAAATCCTTATCACATATTCTACCAGTAATTATTGATCCTTTTGAAGCAAGCTTATACAATGGGAGCAATAAATTTAGAAAAGAAGGATTAAGTCAGGCTCTACTGACTGCTGTGGCTTTCATCGACTTGGTTATCCTGTGTAATCCTGTTTCGCTCAAAAGTCTCACCTCAAATCAATATTctacaaaaatcaaataa
- the LOC124175556 gene encoding uncharacterized protein LOC124175556 isoform X2 yields the protein MSKYDNQTVDRILTVLNSTCPSNLTRYDISKGCSQQIQKYRIKKGPFTSIKQLLDVENFDKKYLEKLLCSIAEEPIDKTRSLDKPLKKVLQNITLNALTKEKRSKIKTVTSIHVGLTHVSWTKMDIDGHLLVWDACDFPEWPKQINTNLFHNVALEVWSKLPVSDVYVAEDVTPLTNFQNKIDSKTMLRNIQRFQLAMTLQMLISTKFNQSDGNEGPSYTQIDNHYFIRPNIPPKLFQLIIGRETVSADSLVQTIIDDNISKSLSHILPVIIDPFEASLYNGSNKFRKEGLSQALLTAVAFIDLVILCNPVSLKSLTSNQYSTKIK from the exons ATGTCGAAGTACGACAACCAAACAGTGGACCGAATACTCACTGTTTTGAATTCAACATGTCCTAGCAATTTGACTAG GTACGACATTTCTAAAGGATGCTCCcaacaaatacaaaaataccGGATAAAGAAAGGACCATTTACAAGTATAAAACAATTACTCGATGTTGAGAATTTCGACAAGAAGTATCTGGAAAAACTCCTTTGCTCAATAGCGGAAGAGCCCATAGACAAAACCAGATCATTGGATAAGCCACTGAAAAAAGTACTGCAGAATATCACTTTGAATGCTTtaacgaaagagaaaagatcT aaaattaaaactgtAACAAGTATTCATGTAGGCTTGACACATGTGAGTTGGACAAAAATGGATATCGATGGTCATTTGTTGGTATGGGATGCTTGTGACTTTCCGGAATGGCCTAAGCAAATCAATACCAATTTGTTTCACAATGTG GCATTAGAAGTCTGGAGCAAACTGCCTGTGTCAGATGTCTATGTAGCAGAAGATGTAACTCCCCtcacgaattttcaaaataaaattgatagcAAAACTATGCTTAGGAATATACAACGCTTTCAGTTGGCTATGACGTTACAAATGTTAATCagtacaaaattcaatcagTCCGATG gaAATGAGGGACCAAGCTACACGCAGATTGATAATCACTATTTCATACGACCAAATATACCaccaaaattatttcaattaattattggTCGTGAAACTGTGTCAGCAGATTCCTTAGTACAAACAATTATAGACGATAATATTAGCAAATCCTTATCACATATTCTACCAGTAATTATTGATCCTTTTGAAGCAAGCTTATACAATGGGAGCAATAAATTTAGAAAAGAAGGATTAAGTCAGGCTCTACTGACTGCTGTGGCTTTCATCGACTTGGTTATCCTGTGTAATCCTGTTTCGCTCAAAAGTCTCACCTCAAATCAATATTctacaaaaatcaaataa